Below is a window of Acidobacteriota bacterium DNA.
ACTGGCCCACGAGTGGCGGTCCGCTCCAGAACAGCATCAAAATGAGGATTGTGGAGTGCTTTGACCGTCAGACCAATTACACTTTTTGAAACCCAGAACGCCGTGACCGCCCCGACCAGTGAAATGGCAATCACAAACACGGCGCCAGCCTTTCGCCCCAAACCACCTCTCCAAAAGGTGTTTCGGGCAACCAGCAACCGCATATGAAAAATGACCCAAATGGCGTTGAACATAGGAAAGAGGGGGTTCGGGGTTCGGGGTTCGGGGTTCGGGGTTCGGGGTTGGGTTCGGGGTTTTCGAAGGAGGGCGCGGTTCAAAGCAACAGCGCCTTTACTTCACCCTGTCACGTTGTCACCTTGTCACCCTGTCACTCTGTCACTTTGTCACCCTGTCACTCTGTCACTTTGTCATTCAAACAGGCTGCCAGTCGGGCAAAGTCTTGGACGGAAAGCGTTTCGGCACGCTGTTGTGGGTCAATACCGGCCTGGCGTAGACAGTTGTCGAGTTGCGAACGATCTCCTGGAATCAGAGCTGCCAGCGCATTGCTCAGGGTCTTGCGCCGCTGGCTAAACGCCGCACTGGCCGTTCGAAAAAACCAGTCTTCGTGTTGTGGAGCAATCAGCGGCACGGGCCGAGGAGTGAGTTTGACAATGGATGACCACACCTTGGGGGGTGGAGAAAAGGCACCTGGAGGGACGTCAAACAGATGTTTGATCTCACAGTAAGCCTGGAGAATAACCGAAAAATAGCCATAGGTTTTATTTCCTGGCCGGCTGCTAATGCGTTCCACGACTTCACGTTGCAACATCACCGTCATATCAGCAAACAAATCGCGATGCGCGACCAGTCGTTCCAAAATCGGAGAGGACAGATTGTAAGGCAGATTGGCGACAACACGCGTCACGGTGGGAGAGAATGTCAATTCTGTGCAGGCTGAAGTGAGCACCTCAGGGAGATTGCAACTCAAAATATCAGCGTGATGAATCACAAATCGGGTGTTTGAAAAGGTGATCCGAAGATAATCCGCCAGTTCTTGATCCAGTTCAACCGCGACCACGCCTCCAGCAACAGTAACCAGTTTCTGAGTCATGGCCCCTCGCCCAGGTCCGATTTCGAGAACCAGAGTTTCGCTATCAACACCAGCAGCAGCCACAATTCGATCCACAACACGTTGATCGCGAAGAAAATGCTGGCCAAGGCTTTTACGGGGAGGACGAAAATTCATGGGCTGAAAAACCTCGGGCTGAGGGCTGAAGAAACCAGGGCTGAAGACTCGCAAGCTCGGGGCTGAAGAAAACGGGCTCAATACCCTTAACCCCAAGTCTTCAGCCCGACTTCTTCAGCCCTAAGCCCTAAGCCCTAAGCCCTGGTTTGTTCAGCCTCAGTCTTCAGTTACACTTCGACAAAGACAGCTCCGTCTTCAACTTTTACCGGAAATGCTTTGATGTCGTCATTGCCCCGAACAACATGGCCCGTACACACATCAAATTTCCACCCGTGGGTGGTACACATCAGCAAGTTACCTTTCAGGATCCCAGTCACAAGCGGTGCTCCCTGATGCGAGCAGACGTTTTCGACGGCATATACAGTGCCATCAACCTGTACCAGGACAATCGAAGTCCCGCCAGCAGATACAGCTTTCTTTTTCCCTGGTTCGATTTCATCAACCATTGCAACTTTAATCCATTCTGACACGGGCACTCCCCCTTTATAAATTTCTTGATTGCAAGTGAAGAGAAGACTTCGGATTGAAAATTTCGGGCTCAGGGCGATTGAAGGGATGAGGGATGAGGGATAAAGGATGAAAGAAAACCAATTCTTCAGCCCCAAGCCCAATGTCTTCAGCCCGCTTTCTTCCGCTCCAAGCCCGAGGATTTTTCAGCCCTATGAATTGGCATTGCCACCCTGCTGGGCGGAAGGATTCAGGAATGAAAGGTCCATATTGGCGCGCTTGAGCATGGTTTCGAAATTACCTTTGTCAACCGCCTTCATATAGGCTTCCTGCGGTTCAACAAGCCGACGGCGTACCAGATCAAAGAGGGCATCATTGAGGAGCACATTTCCTTTTAGCTTTCCAGTTTGCATCGCCGATTGAATCTGGAAGGTTTTCCCTTCACGAATCAGATTGGAAACCCCGGAATCAATGATCAGGACTTCGAGTGCGGCGATACGCCCGCCACCTTTCTTTTTACACAATGTCTGTGCAATGACCCCTTTAAGTGATTCAGAGAGCATCACCCGGATTTGTGCCTGCCGGTCAGCCGGAAACTGGTCAATGATCCGGTCCACGGTGGACGGTGCGGTTGAAGTATGCAGCGTTCCAAACACAAGGTGGCCGGTTTCAGCCGTTTCAATCGCAATCGCAATCGTTTCCAGGTCGCGCATTTCGCCGACCAGGACAATATCTGGATCTTCGCGCAACGCGGCCCGCAACGCATCTTTAAAAGAAGACGTGTGGTTGTGGACTTCGCGCTGGTTAATCAGACACTTTTTGTTTTCGTGGGTAAATTCAATCGGGTCTTCAATCGTGATGATATGGTCACTCCGGTTGCGATTGACATAGTCAACCATGGCACACAGTGTCGTTGACTTACCGCTTCCGGTCGGGCCAGTAACCACCACCAGTCCTTTGGTCAAATAACATAACTTGAGAATTTCAGGCGACAACCCCAGGGTTTCGGCGGTCAGAATTTTGCTTGGAATGACCCGGAACACTCCACCCATCCCTTTGCGATCACGAAAGATGTTACAGCGGAACCGCGCGATGGTGCCATACTCATAGGCAAAGTCGGTGTCGTTGCGGCGGCTGAATTCCTCACGGTTTTTATCGGGCATCAACTCCCACAGCATCCGTTCGGTGTCCTCTGGCGTGAGGGCATCGGTAAATCCTTCCATGACAACCATATCCCCATCCAGCCGCAACATTGGCGGCGCAGAGGTGGACAGATGCAGGTCCGACGCTTTGAGATCAAGCTGCTTTTGAAAAAATTTATCCATTTCCAGCGGCCCCTGACGACGCGGCCCGCTTGTCGTCGTTGGGCGCAAGGTCGGAGGTGAGGAAAATCCACCTGGCGGAGTTGGGGTCCGCGGCTGCATCGGTGGCGGAACCGGCTGCTGTGAAAAATGCGACGGAGGTTGAGGCGGTGTTGGTAATGGTGTCTGAGGTGGTCGAAAACTCGAAGCGGACGGTGCGGATGGTGGTGCCAGACCACCTGGGGGTGAGGAAGATGAATAGGCCACGCCACCTGAAGGCGCCGGGGAAGGATAGCCAGAGGGGGCACGTGGCGCAGTGGGTGCTGACATCGGCGGGGGTACCGGCGCGGGTGCCGTACCAACTGGACCGCCACCCAATGGACGGAACGTCACTTTCATCGCCCCGCCTTCTTTCGATACCGTTACGTCAAACGGGCCGGCGCCGGAAACATTGACCTGAAACTGGGTCGTCGGCTGACTCATCAGCGCGGCTTTTTTATCCTCCGGAATAATCGGGGACAAGAGCTTAAAAATATCAAATGGACTCAGTTGTGTTCGAGTCAGGTCAGTAATTCCAGAGGAATTCATGACGATTGGATGTTTCCCAGCTTGCAAAACTAATTGATCCGCTCCAGCCATGCGCGGATCACGCAAAAGGCTTTCAATGCTTGCGACCATAGCCAACCCTCATTCAAAGTCCACAGCAAGATGCAGGATGCACGGATTCATCTGTGTTGGTGGGCATATTGAGGCTCAACCTCTGGATCAGAAGGCTTGATCAAGTACAGTGGCTGATCCAAATGGAAACAAAAACGGCCTCAACCTGCAGTCACCGCAACAAGTGAATCGTGAGCGTTTGTGAATATTTTCTTTTTCAGGGAATGAACAACTAACCGAAGTGACAGCCGCTGGCATCTTAGCACAGCATGTAAAGAGGACGTCATGTGTTTGTTTTGCGTGCTCCGGCAATTTAAAACCTCGGGCTGAAGACCAGGGCTCAGGGCTGAAGTCTCGCAAGCTTCGGGGCACAGAAAGGGATGAAGGATGAGGGATGAAAGAAAACCAGTTCTTCATCCCGATAATCTTCCGCCCTCAGCCCCAAGCCCTGGTTTTCTCAGCCCGACTTCTTCAGCCCTGAGCCTAATGTCTTCCGCTCGACGCCTTTACGAGCGAAAAATGAAGTACACCGCCCCGAGTAAACACAGCCCAGCCCACAAGTAATCTAGTTTCAGCGGTTGCCCCAAATAGAAAATTGCAAATGGAGCAAAAATCATCAGCGCAATTACTTCCTGCAAAATTTTGAGTTGGGAAACAGTAAACTCAGTGTGGCCAATCCGATTGGCCGGAACCTGAATCAAATACTCAAACAGGGCAATTCCCCAGCTAATAAAGGCGGCGATATACCATTTTTTATGGTTCAGGTTTTTGAGGTGACCATACCAGGCAAAGGTCATAAAGACATTGGAGAGCGCCAGCAACAGCGCGGTTTTCAGCAAAATTGACATAGAGCAGAGAAATTCATTTAGGGTTTCAGGGTTTCGGGGTCTTTTTCAAGCAAGATCGTGACTGGTCCATCATTGTGGATTTCAACTTCCATAAACGCGCCAAACACGCCGGTTTCAACGTGAAGGCCCATTGATTGCAGCACTTCGACAAAGAAATCAACCAATTTTGAAGCCTTGTCGGGAGCTTCAGCATCAGTAAACGCCGGGCGGCGTCCTTTGCGAGCATCGCCATAAAGTGTGAATTGCGAAATCACGAGTGCCTCTCCCTGAATTTCAAGCAGGGATCGGTTCATTTTTCCCTGGTCATCCTCAAAAATGCGCAGATTGGCAACTTTGTTGGCCAGCCATTCAGCTTCGGCTCGGGTATCGCCAATTTTGACGCCCAGCAAAATATTGAGGCCGCGACCACAACGACCGACAACCACACCGTCAACCACGACAGCCGATCTGGTAACTCGTTGAACAACAACACGCATAATTTGAAGGAGGGTTCAGGGTTCAGGGTTCAGGGTTCAGGGTTCAGGGTTCAGGGTTCAGGGTTCAGGGTTCAGGGTTCAGGGTTCTTCGAGTGTATTCATTCCTCAACACCAAGCCCTCAGCCCCAAGCCCTCAACCCTCTGTTTTGCAGATTGCAGACACAAAATGACTGCGCTAGGATGCGTGCCAACGCTAGCGAAAAATCACATCCTGTCAATTCTTTTTCACGACTCTCAATTCAACAAATTAAGGATTTTTCCTGTCATGACCACATACAATCCGAAAGAAGTGGCCGGGATTTATGCCGCAAACCTGGTTGCCGAAGGCATGGTTGTCGGCTTAGGAACTGGCTCAACCGCTACATTCATGATCAAGCATTTAGGCAAACGAGTCAGCGAAGGGCTGCATATTACGGCCATTCCAACCTCTGAAGCCTCCGCTCAGTTGGCCCAGAGCCTGGGGATTCCGCTGGTTGGATTCGGCGAAATTGACCATATTGACATCACCATTGACGGCGCCGATGAAATTGATGGGCGGTTCGACATGCTCAAAGGCGGTGGTGGCGCGCTCTTGCGCGAAAAAGTCGTGGCGTCGTTGACGAAACGCCAGGTCTGTATTGTTGACCCGATTAAAGTTGTGGAGCAGATGGGCAAGTTTCCGCTCCCAGTTGAGGTTGTTCCCTTTGGCTGGGAAGTCGTCGCCCATCGCATTACCGCTCTGGGTGGCAAGTACACCTTGCGCCAGACCAAAGAGGCGGAACCGAAAACCTATGTGACCGACAACGGCAACTACATTCTGGACTGCGATTTTTACCCGATTACTGATGCTCCAGCCCTGGAACGAACCATCAAAATGATGCCCGGCGTGGTTGAAGTCGGCCTGTTCATCCAGATGGCTCACACGCTCATCATCGGGAATGAAGACGGCACCTGCACTGTGAAAGAAAGAGATAGTCAGTAGTTGATAAGTCAGTAGTCAGTAGATAAAACCCGGATAGTTAAATCTGTGGAATTCTTGAAAAGAATTGTCCCTAAATGACTCAAATAGAACCAAATACACTTGACAGGCAATTCAAAATCCCAACACTCGACTACTGACTACTGACTACTGACTACTGACTACTGACTACTGACTACTGACTACTGACTACTGACTACTGACTAAATTTTTGAGGAAGGCACACCACAA
It encodes the following:
- a CDS encoding PilT/PilU family type 4a pilus ATPase, whose protein sequence is MVASIESLLRDPRMAGADQLVLQAGKHPIVMNSSGITDLTRTQLSPFDIFKLLSPIIPEDKKAALMSQPTTQFQVNVSGAGPFDVTVSKEGGAMKVTFRPLGGGPVGTAPAPVPPPMSAPTAPRAPSGYPSPAPSGGVAYSSSSPPGGLAPPSAPSASSFRPPQTPLPTPPQPPSHFSQQPVPPPMQPRTPTPPGGFSSPPTLRPTTTSGPRRQGPLEMDKFFQKQLDLKASDLHLSTSAPPMLRLDGDMVVMEGFTDALTPEDTERMLWELMPDKNREEFSRRNDTDFAYEYGTIARFRCNIFRDRKGMGGVFRVIPSKILTAETLGLSPEILKLCYLTKGLVVVTGPTGSGKSTTLCAMVDYVNRNRSDHIITIEDPIEFTHENKKCLINQREVHNHTSSFKDALRAALREDPDIVLVGEMRDLETIAIAIETAETGHLVFGTLHTSTAPSTVDRIIDQFPADRQAQIRVMLSESLKGVIAQTLCKKKGGGRIAALEVLIIDSGVSNLIREGKTFQIQSAMQTGKLKGNVLLNDALFDLVRRRLVEPQEAYMKAVDKGNFETMLKRANMDLSFLNPSAQQGGNANS
- a CDS encoding D-tyrosyl-tRNA(Tyr) deacylase; the encoded protein is MRVVVQRVTRSAVVVDGVVVGRCGRGLNILLGVKIGDTRAEAEWLANKVANLRIFEDDQGKMNRSLLEIQGEALVISQFTLYGDARKGRRPAFTDAEAPDKASKLVDFFVEVLQSMGLHVETGVFGAFMEVEIHNDGPVTILLEKDPETLKP
- a CDS encoding DMT family protein, encoding MSILLKTALLLALSNVFMTFAWYGHLKNLNHKKWYIAAFISWGIALFEYLIQVPANRIGHTEFTVSQLKILQEVIALMIFAPFAIFYLGQPLKLDYLWAGLCLLGAVYFIFRS
- a CDS encoding Rieske 2Fe-2S domain-containing protein, coding for MSEWIKVAMVDEIEPGKKKAVSAGGTSIVLVQVDGTVYAVENVCSHQGAPLVTGILKGNLLMCTTHGWKFDVCTGHVVRGNDDIKAFPVKVEDGAVFVEV
- the rpiA gene encoding ribose-5-phosphate isomerase RpiA, with amino-acid sequence MTTYNPKEVAGIYAANLVAEGMVVGLGTGSTATFMIKHLGKRVSEGLHITAIPTSEASAQLAQSLGIPLVGFGEIDHIDITIDGADEIDGRFDMLKGGGGALLREKVVASLTKRQVCIVDPIKVVEQMGKFPLPVEVVPFGWEVVAHRITALGGKYTLRQTKEAEPKTYVTDNGNYILDCDFYPITDAPALERTIKMMPGVVEVGLFIQMAHTLIIGNEDGTCTVKERDSQ
- the rsmA gene encoding ribosomal RNA small subunit methyltransferase A; amino-acid sequence: MNFRPPRKSLGQHFLRDQRVVDRIVAAAGVDSETLVLEIGPGRGAMTQKLVTVAGGVVAVELDQELADYLRITFSNTRFVIHHADILSCNLPEVLTSACTELTFSPTVTRVVANLPYNLSSPILERLVAHRDLFADMTVMLQREVVERISSRPGNKTYGYFSVILQAYCEIKHLFDVPPGAFSPPPKVWSSIVKLTPRPVPLIAPQHEDWFFRTASAAFSQRRKTLSNALAALIPGDRSQLDNCLRQAGIDPQQRAETLSVQDFARLAACLNDKVTE